Proteins from one Gallus gallus isolate bGalGal1 chromosome 17, bGalGal1.mat.broiler.GRCg7b, whole genome shotgun sequence genomic window:
- the OR4S2 gene encoding olfactory receptor 4S2-like, translating to MAAQLTDAGNASGVKEFILIGLSESQGVQEVYFVMFLCFYTINVAGNLLIIVTVISSQHLNSPMYFFLCHLSFLDICYSSVTAPKMIADFLVKNKTISFVGCIAQLFWVHFFGCTEIFILTVMAYDRYTAICRPLHYTTLMTRRACSCMVVGSWLGGCVHSAVQTFLTARLPFCGPNKVDHYFCDVHPLLRLACTDTYTVSVSVIANSGMITLSSFFILVASYTVILISLRSQTSEGWRKALSTCGSHITVVVLFFGPCTFTYIRPSSDLSEDKIVALFYTIITPMLNPLIYTLRNKEVKSAMRKLWGRRVESEEGKA from the coding sequence ATGGCTGCCCAACTGACTGACGCAGGGAATGCAAGCGGTGTGAAGGAGTTCATTCTCATCGGCCTCTCTGAGAGTCAAGGTGTGCAGGAGGTGTACTTTGTGATGTTTCTTTGCTTCTATACAATTAACGTGGCAGGAAATCTGCTCATTATTGTCACTGTGATTAGCAGCCAACATCTGAACtcccccatgtacttcttcctctgCCACTTGTCCTTTTTAGACATCTGTTACTCTTCTGTCACAGCTCCCAAAATGATTGCTGATTTCCttgtcaaaaacaaaaccatctcCTTTGTGGGCTGCATAGCACAGCTCTTTTGGGTCCATTTCTTTGGCTGCACGGAGATCTTCATCCTCACAGTGATGGCCTATGATCGCTACACGGCCATCTGCAGACCTCTGCACTACACCACGCTCATGACCAGGCGCGCGTGCAGCTGCATGGTGGTGGGCTCATGGCTGGGAGGCTGTGTGCACTCTGCCGTGCAGACTTTTCTCACCGCTCGGCTCCCCTTTTGTGGCCCTAACAAAGTTGACCACTACTTCTGCGATGTCCACCCCCTGTTACGGCTGGCCTGCACTGACACCTACACTGTCAGCGTCAGCGTCATCGCCAACAGTGGGATGATAACTCTGAGCTCTTTCTTCATCCTGGTTGCGTCTTACACGGTGATCTTGATCTCCTTGAGAAGTCAAACATCTGAAGGATGGCGCAAGGCACTCTCCACCTGTGGCTCCCACATCACTGTGGTGGTTCTGTTCTTCGGGCCATGCACATTCACCTACATACGCCCATCCAGTGATCTCTCAGAGGACAAGATCGTGGCGCTGTTTTACACCATCATTACCCCCATGTTGAACCCCCTCATCTATACACTGAGGAATAAAGAAGTAAAGAGTGCCATGAGAAAACTGTGGGGTAGAAGAGTAGAAAGTGAAGAGGGAAAGGCATAG